A single genomic interval of Lathyrus oleraceus cultivar Zhongwan6 chromosome 7, CAAS_Psat_ZW6_1.0, whole genome shotgun sequence harbors:
- the LOC127105872 gene encoding protein argonaute 1A, whose product MYRESQLDNRIPAYDGRKSLFTAGPLPFTSKVFVVVLTDDNRGSSSDSDRKKREREFKVTIKFASKTDLYNLTQFLRRMQLDCPYETIQALDVALRATPSEK is encoded by the exons ATGTATCGGGAATCCCAGTTGGACAACCGCATACCTGCTTACGATGGGAGAAAGAGCTTATTTACTGCCGGACCGTTACCTTTTACTTCCAAGGTTTTTGTGGTTGTCTTGACTGACGACAATAGAGGATCCTCTTCTGATTCTGATAG GAAAAAGCGTGAGCGGGAGTTTAAGGTTACTATAAAGTTTGCTTCCAAGACGGATCTCTACAACCTTACTCAGTTTCTCCGTCGCATGCAGCTGGACTGTCCTTACGAAACCATTCAAGCTCTTGATGTTGCTTTGAGGGCAACTCCATCTGAGAAGTAG